From the Nodularia sp. NIES-3585 genome, one window contains:
- a CDS encoding 2OG-Fe(II) oxygenase: MKHYQQQPNAFPSEYLNNLWGEIQACRYFAINNLNRDFVGTKGFSVVFRRSHIPIVEQKFPYFKPYLDLALQPGCNAFYLNPLQLKEGSRVDPHIDRSLRSYCKTVEPPAVVSVLYVRLPENMEGGELVLKSHKRQLGQIKPQMNTLLYFQGDLTHSVNAVKTPGNRLSLVCEQYSLSEAELAEIPEFTVESRIVQSTTKKRK, from the coding sequence GTGAAACACTATCAACAACAACCCAACGCTTTCCCTAGCGAATACCTAAATAATTTATGGGGAGAAATTCAAGCTTGTCGCTACTTTGCTATCAATAATCTCAACCGCGATTTTGTCGGGACGAAGGGATTTTCTGTAGTGTTCAGGCGATCGCACATCCCCATAGTAGAACAAAAGTTTCCCTACTTCAAACCATACCTAGATTTGGCTCTGCAACCGGGTTGTAATGCATTTTACCTCAATCCGTTACAACTCAAGGAAGGTTCCCGTGTAGACCCGCATATTGACCGCTCGTTGCGTTCTTACTGCAAAACCGTCGAACCACCAGCCGTTGTCAGCGTTCTTTATGTGCGCTTACCTGAAAATATGGAAGGAGGAGAACTGGTACTGAAGTCGCATAAACGCCAACTTGGGCAAATTAAACCCCAAATGAATACTTTACTTTACTTTCAAGGTGATTTAACTCACTCTGTCAACGCTGTGAAAACACCGGGAAATCGCTTAAGTTTGGTTTGTGAACAGTATAGTTTGAGTGAAGCTGAACTCGCAGAAATACCAGAATTTACCGTGGAATCAAGAATTGTTCAGTCCACAACCAAAAAACGCAAGTAA
- the cas7d gene encoding type I-D CRISPR-associated protein Cas7/Csc2 yields MSLLKTVESKFFQSEIPYKPMGKYVHFITVRITESYPLFQTDAELNKARVRAGVKDKTTISRLSMFKRKQSTPERLVGRELLRNYGLMTAEECEYNVSFAMDNPDCIIYGFAIGDSGSEKSKVVVDTAFSITAFDESHETFTLNAPYENGTMASKGENGSKPGEVTSRINQQDHIRPQVFFPSIVTLKDPTEASFLYVFNNILRTRHYGAQTTRTGRVRNELIGVVFADGEITSNLRWTQAIYDQMKAHNTINPPDPLDEDDVITAAKSAIEALMADEFIVHTDFIGDAFSPLLNEVKKLVGDETGIKSVLEKADAEAKKYASTHISKKKTTAKTK; encoded by the coding sequence ATGTCATTACTCAAAACCGTTGAATCCAAATTCTTTCAATCTGAAATTCCCTACAAACCAATGGGTAAATATGTTCATTTCATCACTGTACGCATCACTGAATCTTATCCTCTATTTCAAACAGATGCAGAATTAAATAAAGCCAGAGTACGAGCTGGAGTAAAAGATAAAACTACAATTAGCCGTTTGTCAATGTTTAAACGCAAACAGTCTACACCAGAGCGTTTAGTTGGACGGGAATTGCTGCGTAACTATGGCTTGATGACTGCGGAAGAATGCGAATATAACGTCAGTTTTGCAATGGATAATCCTGATTGCATCATTTATGGTTTCGCTATTGGTGATTCTGGTTCCGAAAAATCTAAGGTTGTAGTAGACACCGCATTTTCAATTACTGCTTTTGACGAATCACACGAAACATTTACTCTCAATGCTCCCTACGAAAATGGTACAATGGCTTCTAAGGGTGAAAATGGTTCTAAACCGGGTGAAGTCACCAGTCGAATTAATCAGCAAGACCATATTAGACCACAGGTTTTTTTCCCTAGTATCGTTACGCTCAAAGACCCCACTGAAGCTAGTTTCCTTTACGTTTTTAATAATATCCTCAGAACGCGCCACTATGGAGCGCAGACTACCCGTACAGGTCGCGTTAGAAATGAGTTAATTGGTGTTGTATTTGCAGATGGAGAAATTACCAGTAATCTCCGTTGGACTCAAGCAATATATGACCAAATGAAAGCGCACAATACAATTAATCCTCCTGATCCTTTGGATGAAGATGATGTAATTACTGCTGCTAAAAGTGCAATTGAGGCTTTAATGGCTGATGAATTTATTGTGCATACTGATTTTATTGGTGATGCGTTTTCACCTCTACTAAATGAAGTGAAGAAGCTTGTAGGTGATGAAACGGGAATTAAGTCAGTTTTAGAAAAAGCTGATGCAGAAGCAAAAAAATATGCCAGTACACATATTAGCAAAAAGAAAACGACTGCTAAGACTAAGTAA
- a CDS encoding chromosome segregation ATPase: MTERDIPERWPPSRAGEPDDMKRLSRRPQFGETQAFGVRATGSTSKSVKREKQDSSELLLNNQSAATSLPPRNSGKSRRWMKSWVLWALMLTFIPGGVGFLAMAMLLKLPSAPSCPAISRPFVSAAVKLHCAQISASKQNVNDLLQAIAIVSKIPEDHPLRTEIDRYLKEWSQDILRLADQSFQAGSLEDAIATARKIPEELPVYQLVDEQVTKWESIWSQAEGIYQNAEGELKERRWQSAFLLSARLLRVDNQYWSGVKYDQLNNLINSAREDGDKLANAERLANSKVVNNLLEAIKISESIRPESYLYEKAQELIPEVGRKMLVLAQASLDQRDANTALDIARQIPDNTQLQAEVSDFMALTDAQRSAWIGTVSGLETAIFQAQQVDVSRSNYGEAQQLIARWQMEIEDVARLEKARTLASQGTIEYLTAAIGEVQMISANNPRASEARKEINRWRNQVETIEDRPILERAQQLAWLNDLNSLQAAISEAGQIRRGRALYSEAQRKISTWTATVQRIQDQPYLDQARMLARGGDLTAAINTVQPIVSSGRSLAGEARKAINDWQGQIRARENWSSAREMAAASTPEALSQAIGLADRVPRNSTLRMDANIAINQWSQQLLDIARSQGEVNIPSAIETAKLIPRSSSVYSAAQQQIQNWQYVLNPEPEVFEPILPIIEQ; encoded by the coding sequence ATGACAGAGCGGGATATTCCAGAACGTTGGCCCCCATCCAGAGCAGGAGAGCCAGATGATATGAAAAGATTATCCCGAAGGCCACAATTCGGTGAAACTCAAGCATTTGGTGTCCGGGCTACTGGTTCTACCTCTAAGTCAGTGAAGCGAGAAAAACAAGACAGTTCCGAATTACTTTTAAATAATCAGTCAGCAGCAACCAGTTTACCTCCTAGAAATTCTGGGAAATCCCGTCGCTGGATGAAAAGCTGGGTTTTGTGGGCGCTGATGCTCACATTTATTCCTGGTGGTGTGGGATTCCTGGCGATGGCAATGCTGCTGAAGTTACCAAGCGCCCCCAGTTGTCCGGCGATTTCCCGACCTTTTGTGAGTGCTGCGGTGAAGTTACATTGCGCTCAGATATCAGCTTCTAAGCAGAATGTTAATGATTTACTGCAAGCGATCGCTATAGTTAGTAAGATACCAGAGGATCATCCATTACGGACAGAAATTGATCGTTATTTGAAAGAATGGTCGCAGGATATTTTGCGGCTAGCAGACCAAAGTTTTCAAGCGGGAAGTTTAGAAGATGCGATCGCAACTGCGCGTAAGATACCTGAAGAATTGCCTGTTTACCAATTAGTAGATGAGCAAGTTACTAAATGGGAATCAATTTGGTCTCAGGCAGAAGGTATATATCAAAATGCGGAAGGGGAACTAAAGGAACGGCGTTGGCAATCAGCTTTTCTGCTATCGGCTAGATTACTGCGTGTAGATAATCAATACTGGTCAGGTGTGAAGTATGATCAATTAAATAACTTGATTAATTCAGCACGGGAAGATGGTGATAAGTTAGCAAATGCTGAACGTTTAGCAAATAGCAAGGTAGTAAATAATTTACTAGAAGCGATTAAAATCTCTGAGTCTATTAGACCAGAAAGCTATCTTTATGAAAAAGCGCAGGAGTTGATTCCTGAAGTTGGCCGCAAGATGCTGGTTTTAGCACAAGCAAGTCTGGATCAGCGGGATGCGAATACAGCTTTAGATATTGCTAGGCAAATCCCAGATAATACCCAGTTACAGGCTGAAGTCTCAGATTTTATGGCTTTGACTGATGCCCAAAGGAGTGCATGGATTGGTACGGTATCTGGTTTAGAAACAGCTATTTTTCAGGCGCAACAGGTTGATGTTTCCAGGTCAAATTATGGTGAAGCACAGCAGTTGATAGCTCGTTGGCAAATGGAAATTGAGGATGTGGCGCGGTTGGAAAAAGCCCGGACACTTGCTAGCCAAGGTACTATCGAATATTTAACGGCGGCGATTGGTGAAGTCCAGATGATTTCTGCTAATAATCCCCGTGCTTCGGAAGCGAGGAAAGAAATCAACCGTTGGCGTAACCAAGTGGAGACTATTGAAGATAGACCTATTTTGGAACGCGCTCAACAGTTAGCATGGCTAAATGATCTGAATTCTTTGCAAGCTGCTATATCTGAAGCTGGACAAATCCGGCGGGGTAGGGCTTTGTATTCGGAAGCACAGAGAAAAATTAGTACATGGACGGCCACTGTTCAAAGAATACAAGATCAGCCATATTTAGATCAGGCAAGAATGCTGGCGCGAGGTGGCGATTTGACTGCTGCTATTAATACTGTTCAGCCAATTGTATCATCAGGGCGATCGCTTGCTGGTGAGGCCAGGAAGGCGATAAATGATTGGCAAGGGCAAATCCGCGCTAGAGAAAACTGGAGTAGCGCTAGGGAGATGGCTGCTGCTAGTACACCAGAAGCTTTGTCTCAGGCTATAGGACTGGCTGATAGGGTTCCCAGAAATAGCACGTTGCGGATGGATGCGAATATTGCTATTAATCAATGGAGTCAGCAATTGTTAGATATTGCCCGTTCTCAGGGTGAGGTTAATATTCCTAGTGCTATTGAGACTGCTAAGTTGATTCCACGCAGCAGTTCTGTTTACAGTGCGGCGCAACAGCAAATTCAGAATTGGCAGTATGTTCTCAATCCTGAGCCTGAAGTTTTTGAGCCTATTCTTCCGATTATTGAGCAGTAA
- the cas2 gene encoding CRISPR-associated endonuclease Cas2: MFVVISYDISEDKRRTKIHKILKSYGQWMQYSVFECDLTQTQYAKLRSRLSKIIKPNEDNIRFYFLCACCQGKVERIGGDMPRDTTVFFA, encoded by the coding sequence ATGTTTGTAGTAATTTCCTACGATATCTCAGAAGACAAGCGCCGCACCAAAATTCACAAGATTCTCAAATCTTACGGACAGTGGATGCAATATTCTGTATTTGAGTGCGACTTAACCCAGACTCAGTATGCTAAACTGCGATCGCGCTTGTCTAAAATCATCAAACCCAACGAAGACAACATCCGCTTTTATTTCCTCTGTGCTTGCTGTCAGGGCAAAGTTGAGCGCATCGGCGGTGATATGCCGAGAGACACGACAGTATTTTTTGCCTGA
- the cas5d gene encoding type I-D CRISPR-associated protein Cas5/Csc1: MAIIYRCQLELHDSLYFATREIGRLYETEPIIHNYALCYALGLVDSEIYSTTVAEEHSYRYFCPEQVPKYEEHLTPLNEQQIYITPARSIKHSAILNTWKYANNNYHVEMEKTQKNIPSFGRAKEIAPESQFEFFVISQKDIKLPKWIRLGKWMSKAEVTFTELPKSKTMQGLFTCKYPLNPLDVMFTHQVISYDVVNMPPVSLIQNVQMRGEYYQFDGIPELRLPARMEYRFRS; encoded by the coding sequence ATGGCTATAATCTATCGATGTCAATTAGAACTACACGACAGCCTCTATTTTGCTACTCGTGAAATTGGGCGACTTTACGAAACTGAGCCGATAATTCATAATTACGCTCTCTGTTATGCACTCGGTTTAGTTGATAGCGAAATCTACTCTACTACCGTGGCTGAAGAACATTCCTATCGCTATTTTTGTCCTGAACAAGTGCCAAAATATGAGGAGCATTTAACACCACTCAATGAACAGCAAATTTACATTACTCCGGCTCGTTCGATTAAGCATTCAGCCATTCTCAATACCTGGAAGTATGCTAACAACAATTACCACGTTGAAATGGAGAAAACACAGAAGAATATTCCTAGTTTTGGGAGAGCAAAGGAAATTGCACCAGAAAGTCAATTTGAGTTTTTCGTAATTTCTCAAAAGGACATTAAATTACCTAAATGGATTCGTTTAGGTAAATGGATGAGTAAGGCTGAAGTCACATTTACAGAGTTACCTAAGTCTAAGACTATGCAGGGTTTATTTACTTGTAAATATCCTTTAAATCCTTTAGATGTGATGTTTACTCATCAAGTTATTAGCTATGATGTGGTAAATATGCCTCCAGTTAGTCTGATTCAAAATGTGCAAATGCGCGGTGAATATTATCAATTTGACGGTATTCCAGAATTAAGGCTTCCGGCGAGAATGGAATATCGTTTTCGGAGTTAA
- the cas10d gene encoding type I-D CRISPR-associated protein Cas10d/Csc3, whose amino-acid sequence MTKKTKPSEENLPPSLLKNNTEDLEEDFFNQDFGFDGDSSDRTIETEGELLTLKLLREAIHSQNPDDQVMADFAEYVLPNLLKIAIGVTAKGGKFFDEIDQQREAEGKTKVRRDNAADQSLNTHLLNGLFPANLIEKRLEKLNTTVRRVVKERERRLVIAGFILHDFEKFPDAPEDCRKLPLTEHRQIIDQKVSQLGLDKFINPDDSEAYREYLDDLLCMAYNAQRRWDTNWNFSEFGLNPVLKDRTLRSLSDLTCLADSLASIVKHPQDAENTRLQEIIHNLSDGQLKFTYHSIAENRGVLTNVVNNALIKAHTSLNTDENIYYEPLLYLPTGVIYIALRNAPPIAQADLSDRVVDSIKSLCAGQLRLRQTGFGRDGKGMKYAEYYNLFFDDLGLMRVALDATLRILNSNKPSVAKSRSENLIKFQQKNVLSPDYDFEFADDIRIDQIAEFGDLISRKIWEETVKRIDVARKKDKKLPAVTDLYLTQKVAEFWNLAEYLPPIREIEDINESLKENKLKGNTGGVPYEWYYLAAKYLELHPGIENVRETCQQVIDYLATLISPIISQYELPDGWDDLRLWVNRVVMLPNTNQELSTETQVKTFLEELSNYNAAKKPGRGRQLICSISHSAYTVTEQMESAVLFTPQVYTNKQMLGGSNAKRNISSIAGVEMMLRQILMNQTQAVGKRFEDGKYRYLYFYPTYYFTPETNKFLQKAYNGIAQSRFDTSVRNHFISKDLQANLAKDNYQSVDSFLIDENLQADKDRTFKLSYPEDQPLTFYFMALPPGRDSTDTESWVMPTWLAFAFPMILDVKTVVSESPIPPFNDGSEFEESVFLDSAPHAFRALVKRDRFRLDYILEGWQENGIQYPAPLNVLTAAYAIHLDVNARQGKTGYDANWGKFTELAKDFETSPLYVFAYLNRWVRNQGVETARIEKIRLYVYHFYPCFDPYVKYEKNMEQLIVGEASSLNHPKKLTDLYRKFYRANKRYNPKSNAVLKPIDIAAETILKAESSVFQGETLVAAVAAEVFKLMDRVHSSTAEGRWVMSRREEERQAVLAFASYFVQEVFEKSFAGDRARLAGRQLNLIRDTCEFLYRLEDDQENAERVAEAE is encoded by the coding sequence ATGACTAAAAAAACCAAACCCAGCGAAGAAAATCTACCACCATCTTTATTGAAAAATAATACTGAAGACTTAGAAGAAGATTTCTTCAATCAAGACTTTGGCTTTGATGGTGATTCCTCAGACCGCACTATTGAAACTGAAGGCGAATTACTCACACTCAAACTATTGCGAGAAGCTATTCATTCTCAAAATCCTGATGATCAAGTAATGGCTGATTTTGCCGAGTATGTTTTACCAAATTTGCTAAAGATAGCCATTGGTGTCACCGCTAAAGGTGGTAAATTCTTTGATGAAATCGACCAACAGCGAGAAGCAGAAGGTAAAACTAAAGTTAGGCGAGATAATGCGGCTGACCAATCGCTAAATACTCACTTACTCAACGGGTTATTTCCTGCTAATTTAATAGAAAAGCGTTTAGAAAAACTCAATACCACAGTGCGGCGAGTGGTGAAAGAACGAGAACGTCGCTTAGTAATTGCTGGGTTTATTTTACATGATTTTGAAAAGTTTCCTGATGCACCAGAAGATTGTCGCAAGTTACCGTTAACAGAACATCGTCAAATTATTGATCAAAAAGTTAGCCAGTTAGGACTTGATAAGTTTATCAACCCAGATGATTCAGAAGCTTATCGAGAGTATTTAGATGATTTATTGTGCATGGCTTATAATGCTCAACGACGCTGGGATACTAACTGGAATTTTTCCGAATTTGGTTTAAATCCTGTTCTCAAAGACCGCACCCTTCGCAGTCTGTCTGATTTAACTTGTTTGGCTGATTCCCTCGCCTCAATTGTTAAACATCCTCAAGACGCAGAAAATACCAGACTCCAAGAAATTATCCATAATCTAAGTGATGGACAGTTGAAATTTACCTATCACAGCATTGCTGAGAATAGAGGTGTTTTAACTAATGTGGTGAATAATGCTTTAATTAAAGCTCATACAAGTCTCAACACTGATGAAAATATCTATTATGAACCTTTGTTATATCTGCCAACAGGTGTAATTTATATAGCTTTGCGTAATGCGCCACCTATTGCACAAGCAGACTTATCAGACCGTGTAGTTGATAGTATTAAATCACTTTGTGCAGGTCAATTGCGCCTCAGACAAACAGGGTTTGGTAGAGATGGTAAAGGCATGAAATATGCCGAATATTACAATTTATTCTTTGATGATTTAGGTTTAATGCGAGTTGCTTTAGATGCTACATTACGTATATTAAATTCAAATAAACCTTCTGTTGCTAAAAGTCGAAGTGAAAATCTGATTAAATTTCAGCAAAAAAATGTTTTATCTCCTGATTATGACTTTGAATTTGCAGATGATATCCGCATCGACCAAATAGCCGAATTTGGTGATTTAATCAGTCGGAAGATTTGGGAAGAAACAGTTAAGCGCATTGATGTTGCTCGGAAGAAAGATAAAAAACTGCCAGCAGTTACAGATTTATATTTAACTCAGAAGGTTGCAGAGTTTTGGAATTTAGCAGAATATTTACCCCCCATTCGAGAAATTGAAGATATTAATGAAAGTCTCAAAGAAAATAAGTTAAAAGGAAATACTGGCGGAGTACCTTATGAATGGTATTACCTCGCAGCAAAATATCTCGAACTTCATCCTGGTATTGAAAATGTCCGCGAAACTTGTCAGCAAGTTATAGATTACTTAGCAACTTTGATTTCTCCAATTATTTCTCAGTATGAATTACCTGATGGGTGGGATGATTTAAGGCTGTGGGTAAATCGCGTTGTCATGTTACCAAATACAAATCAAGAATTATCAACTGAAACTCAAGTTAAGACATTTTTAGAGGAGTTAAGTAACTACAATGCTGCCAAAAAACCAGGACGAGGACGGCAACTTATTTGCTCAATTTCTCACTCAGCTTACACTGTGACTGAGCAAATGGAATCAGCAGTTTTATTTACGCCGCAAGTTTATACAAATAAGCAAATGTTAGGAGGTTCTAACGCCAAGCGTAATATCTCTAGTATTGCTGGTGTGGAGATGATGCTGAGGCAAATATTGATGAATCAAACTCAAGCTGTTGGTAAACGATTTGAAGATGGTAAATATCGCTATCTCTATTTTTACCCGACTTATTACTTTACACCAGAAACTAATAAGTTTTTGCAGAAAGCTTACAACGGCATTGCTCAAAGTCGCTTTGATACCAGCGTCCGCAATCATTTTATCAGTAAGGATTTACAAGCTAATTTAGCCAAAGACAATTACCAAAGTGTAGATAGTTTCTTAATTGACGAAAATCTCCAAGCTGACAAAGACCGCACATTTAAACTTTCTTATCCTGAAGACCAGCCTTTAACATTTTACTTCATGGCATTGCCGCCAGGAAGAGATAGCACAGATACAGAATCTTGGGTAATGCCAACTTGGTTAGCGTTTGCTTTTCCGATGATTTTAGATGTGAAAACTGTGGTTTCTGAGTCACCAATTCCACCTTTTAATGATGGTTCGGAATTTGAGGAAAGCGTTTTTTTAGATAGTGCGCCTCATGCTTTCCGGGCTTTGGTAAAAAGAGACAGATTTCGTCTTGACTACATTCTGGAAGGTTGGCAAGAAAACGGTATTCAATACCCTGCACCCTTGAATGTGCTTACAGCCGCTTATGCCATTCATTTAGATGTGAATGCTAGACAAGGTAAAACTGGTTACGATGCGAACTGGGGGAAATTTACAGAACTAGCAAAGGATTTTGAAACCAGTCCTTTGTATGTGTTTGCTTATCTCAATCGTTGGGTGCGTAACCAGGGAGTAGAAACGGCACGCATTGAGAAAATTAGGCTTTATGTCTATCATTTTTACCCTTGTTTTGACCCTTATGTTAAATATGAGAAAAATATGGAGCAATTAATTGTGGGAGAAGCGTCAAGCCTGAATCATCCGAAAAAATTAACAGATTTGTATCGCAAATTTTACCGAGCTAATAAGCGTTATAATCCCAAGTCTAATGCTGTGTTGAAACCCATAGATATCGCTGCTGAAACTATTCTTAAAGCTGAATCAAGTGTGTTTCAAGGAGAAACATTAGTAGCGGCTGTGGCGGCAGAAGTCTTTAAACTCATGGATCGCGTTCATTCCTCTACTGCTGAAGGACGTTGGGTAATGAGTAGACGGGAAGAAGAACGGCAAGCTGTTCTAGCGTTTGCGAGTTATTTTGTACAGGAGGTATTTGAGAAATCATTTGCAGGCGATCGCGCACGTTTAGCAGGTCGTCAACTCAACTTAATTCGAGATACCTGTGAATTTCTTTATCGCCTTGAAGATGACCAAGAAAATGCAGAAAGAGTTGCTGAAGCCGAATAG
- the cas4 gene encoding CRISPR-associated protein Cas4 has translation MKNTEYIQIAALNQYAYCSHRCWRMFCAGEFTDNQYTIEGTALHDRVHTTGDIDKEDTWQIRAIYLKSEKYKLIGKSDLIEVVSGEYYPIEYKRGRKGEWDNDELQVCAQALCLEEMTGQNINIGYIYYAHSHQRQLVEINQELRDSAIATIAAVTNLLETGTMPPPSYSKRCKGCSLYSQCLPKAFDKLRNYQEAN, from the coding sequence ATGAAAAATACTGAATATATCCAAATTGCAGCCTTGAACCAATACGCCTATTGTTCACATCGCTGCTGGCGGATGTTTTGTGCTGGCGAATTTACCGATAATCAATACACAATTGAAGGTACAGCTTTACATGACCGAGTTCACACCACAGGCGATATTGACAAAGAAGATACTTGGCAAATTCGAGCCATTTATCTTAAGTCAGAAAAATATAAACTCATCGGCAAATCTGACTTAATCGAAGTCGTATCTGGTGAATATTATCCCATAGAATACAAACGGGGACGTAAAGGTGAATGGGATAACGATGAATTGCAAGTTTGCGCCCAAGCATTATGTTTAGAAGAAATGACAGGGCAAAATATCAACATCGGATATATCTATTATGCTCATTCCCATCAACGACAATTAGTCGAGATTAATCAAGAACTTAGAGACAGTGCGATCGCTACCATTGCAGCAGTCACAAATTTACTCGAAACAGGCACAATGCCACCACCATCTTACAGCAAACGTTGCAAAGGTTGTAGTCTTTATTCCCAATGTTTACCCAAAGCATTTGACAAATTAAGAAACTATCAAGAAGCCAATTAA
- the cas1d gene encoding type I-D CRISPR-associated endonuclease Cas1d: MGTVYVTQEDAYIGKVDESLNIKADKKTVLDVPLIKVDGLVIMGRANISPAAISELISRKIPITYLNVNGKYLASIEPDMGKNIFVRNAQWKAAGESAQAVHLTQGFVRGKLKNYRQSLLLAQRRYDLDLNSGITQLSNAIASLEQAKSINSLRGYEGAGSAAYFGCFNQLIRVDNFSFSTRNRRPPTDTVNSLLSLGYSLLRHDIQGALNMVGFDPYLGYLHTERYGRPSLALDLMEEFRPLIVDAVVLAAINRRMLAPKDFITEPVSGAVSLTKEGLHLFLRLYQEKKLSKFKHPVMQKQYTYQESFEIQGRFLAKYLLGEIDKYPPLVMK, translated from the coding sequence ATGGGAACAGTTTACGTCACACAAGAAGATGCCTATATTGGCAAAGTTGATGAAAGTCTGAATATCAAAGCTGATAAAAAAACTGTTTTAGATGTACCTCTGATTAAAGTTGATGGCTTAGTAATCATGGGTAGAGCTAATATTTCCCCGGCGGCTATTTCCGAATTGATAAGTAGAAAAATTCCCATCACTTATCTCAACGTTAATGGTAAATATCTCGCCAGTATAGAACCGGATATGGGCAAAAATATCTTTGTTCGTAACGCCCAATGGAAAGCCGCCGGAGAATCAGCACAAGCAGTCCATTTAACTCAAGGTTTTGTCAGGGGAAAACTCAAAAATTATCGTCAATCTTTATTACTAGCACAACGTCGTTATGACCTAGATTTAAACTCTGGCATTACTCAATTATCTAACGCGATCGCCTCCCTAGAGCAAGCCAAATCAATTAATTCTCTCAGAGGTTATGAAGGTGCTGGTAGCGCAGCATATTTTGGCTGTTTTAATCAACTAATTCGGGTAGATAACTTTAGCTTTTCAACTCGCAACCGTCGCCCTCCCACAGATACTGTAAACTCCCTTTTGAGTTTAGGTTACTCCCTACTGCGTCACGATATCCAAGGCGCTTTAAATATGGTTGGTTTTGACCCTTATTTAGGATACCTGCACACAGAGCGATATGGCAGACCTTCCTTAGCACTAGATTTAATGGAAGAATTTCGACCATTAATAGTAGATGCTGTAGTTTTAGCTGCGATTAATCGCCGGATGTTAGCACCAAAAGACTTTATTACTGAACCGGTTAGTGGTGCGGTTTCACTCACCAAAGAAGGACTACATCTGTTTCTGCGATTATATCAAGAAAAGAAACTGAGTAAATTTAAGCATCCCGTCATGCAGAAACAATATACCTATCAAGAATCTTTTGAGATTCAAGGACGTTTCCTCGCTAAATATCTCCTGGGAGAAATTGACAAGTATCCCCCATTAGTCATGAAGTAA
- the cas6 gene encoding CRISPR-associated endoribonuclease Cas6 — MPHSLVLNLLPQSSIPSGFLTGRHLHALFLTLVSSVDRTLGDRLHDSTADKAFTLSPLQTHFPSQGTRGISKLQHSHQQPISAGTPCWWRVSLLDDTLFSQLTQLWLNLNPNHPWHLGPADLYITSIQGTPQSTQPWANACSYTQLYEQASDRITNIDLNFSTPTAFRQGKFDTTLPTRECVFNSLLSRWNKYSGIEFSQIAIESIFPSFVNIRTEILADSRSKFIGIVGEVNYRILGEIEPIQIKQINALAEFALYACVGRKTTMGMGMMRRRN; from the coding sequence ATGCCTCATAGCTTAGTTCTCAACCTACTTCCGCAATCGTCTATCCCTTCTGGGTTTCTCACAGGTAGACATCTGCACGCACTATTTTTGACCCTTGTTAGTTCCGTAGATCGCACATTAGGCGATCGCCTACATGATTCTACCGCAGATAAAGCCTTCACCCTCTCACCCCTGCAAACTCATTTCCCGTCTCAGGGAACTAGGGGAATATCTAAATTACAACACTCACATCAACAACCCATCTCCGCCGGAACGCCTTGTTGGTGGCGCGTTTCTCTCTTAGATGACACACTTTTTAGCCAACTTACCCAACTCTGGCTGAATCTTAACCCCAATCATCCTTGGCATCTTGGCCCTGCTGACTTGTATATTACCAGCATTCAAGGCACACCCCAATCTACTCAACCCTGGGCAAATGCCTGTAGCTACACTCAATTATACGAGCAAGCAAGCGATCGCATCACCAATATAGACTTGAATTTCTCCACACCAACGGCTTTCCGCCAAGGAAAATTTGACACCACCCTCCCTACTAGAGAATGTGTTTTTAATTCCCTGCTTTCCCGGTGGAACAAATATAGTGGAATTGAATTTTCTCAAATTGCCATTGAATCAATATTTCCTTCCTTTGTCAACATTCGTACCGAAATCTTAGCAGACTCCCGCAGCAAATTTATTGGCATTGTCGGAGAAGTTAATTATCGCATTTTAGGTGAAATTGAACCCATACAAATTAAACAAATTAACGCCTTAGCAGAGTTTGCTTTATATGCATGTGTAGGACGAAAAACCACAATGGGTATGGGGATGATGCGGCGACGAAATTAA